A region from the Arachis ipaensis cultivar K30076 chromosome B01, Araip1.1, whole genome shotgun sequence genome encodes:
- the LOC107606566 gene encoding acid beta-fructofuranosidase-like encodes MLSWQRTAFHFQPDKNWMNDPNGPVYYKEWYHFFYQYNPNDAVWGDIVWGHAVSRDMIHWLYLPIAMVPDQWYDANGVWTGSATILSDGQLVMLYTGSTNESVQVQNLAYPADPSDPLLLNWTKYDKNPVLSPPPGIHYRDFRDPTTAMLTSEGKWRISIGSKINKTGIALIYDTEDFKNFELKNGWLRAVQGTGMWECVDFYPVSSINDVGLDTSAYGDGVKHVVKVSLDDDRNDYYAIGSYDEKLASFLPDDVKNDVGIGLRYDYGNFYASKTFFDPSKQRRILWGWITEYDSECVDRTKGWASLQGIPRTVRLDRKTGSNLIQWPVEEVNSLRLRSSEFKDLKAKPGSVVPLQVETATQLDIVAEFEVDKEALETTLPESDTDYICESSGGASRRGALGPFGLLVLADAGLSEFTPLYFYVTKGLNGSLRTTFCSDQSRSSVATNVNKKVLGSVVPVFGGEKLSLRVLVDHSIVESFAQGGRTCVTSRVYPTRAIYGAAKLFVFNNATDATVTASIKVWQMNSAFIRPYHPETDT; translated from the exons ATGCTCTCGTGGCAGAGGACTGCCTTCCACTTCCAGCCCGATAAGAACTGGATGAACG ATCCTAATG GTCCTGTATACTACAAGGAATGGTATCACTTCTTCTACCAGTATAATCCAAACGATGCCGTTTGGGGTGACATAGTTTGGGGCCACGCAGTGTCAAGGGACATGATCCACTGGCTTTACCTTCCAATCGCAATGGTTCCAGACCAATGGTACGATGCAAATGGTGTCTGGACCGGCTCAGCCACCATCTTATCCGATGGCCAACTCGTCATGCTCTACACCGGTTCGACCAACGAGTCGGTTCAAGTACAAAACCTGGCTTATCCGGCTGATCCTTCCGACCCTCTCCTTCTGAATTGGACCAAGTACGACAAAAACCCGGTTCTATCCCCTCCTCCGGGCATTCATTACCGCGACTTCCGCGATCCGACGACGGCCATGCTGACGTCGGAAGGCAAGTGGCGTATCAGCATTGGGTCCAAGATCAACAAAACCGGCATTGCGCTTATCTATGACACtgaggatttcaaaaatttcgagCTCAAGAATGGGTGGCTCCGGGCCGTGCAGGGAACCGGTATGTGGGAGTGCGTTGACTTTTATCCTGTGTCAAGCATCAATGATGTTGGATTGGATACCTCTGCCTATGGGGATGGTGTTAAGCATGTGGTGAAGGTGAGCTTGGATGATGATAGAAATGATTACTATGCAATTGGTTCTTATGATGAGAAGCTTGCAAGCTTCTTGCCTGATGATGTTAAGAATGATGTTGGTATTGGACTGAGGTATGACTATGGTAATTTCTATGCTTCCAAGACATTCTTTGATCCAAGTAAGCAAAGGAGAATCTTGTGGGGTTGGATTACAGAGTATGATAGCGAGTGTGTTGATAGAACCAAGGGCTGGGCATCACTTCAG GGCATTCCAAGGACAGTGAGACTTGATAGGAAGACAGGGAGCAATTTGATTCAGTGGCCTGTTGAGGAGGTGAATAGTTTAAGATTGAGAAGCAGTGAGTTTAAGGATTTGAAGGCCAAGCCTGGTTCAGTTGTTCCACTACAAGTTGAAACAGCCACACAG TTGGATATTGTTGCGGAATTTGAAGTAGACAAGGAAGCACTGGAGACAACATTACCGGAGAGCGATACAGACTACATTTGCGAAAGCAGCGGCGGAGCTTCTCGCCGTGGTGCCTTGGGACCTTTTGGTCTTCTTGTGTTAGCAGATGCTGGACTTTCTGAATTTACTCCTTTGTACTTCTATGTCACCAAAGGCCTCAATGGAAGTCTTCGCACTACTTTCTGCTCTGACCAGTCAAG GTCTTCTGTAGCAACGAATGTTAACAAGAAGGTGTTAGGTAGCGTTGTGCCAGTTTTTGGAGGTGAAAAGTTGTCTTTAAGAGTACTGGTGGACCATTCTATAGTTGAAAGCTTTGCTCAAGGTGGAAGGACTTGTGTGACATCTCGGGTGTATCCAACAAGAGCAATCTATGGAGCTGCCAAATTATTCGTCTTCAACAATGCAACTGATGCCACTGTCACAGCATCAATCAAAGTTTGGCAGATGAACTCCGCATTTATTCGCCCATACCACCCTGAAACTGACACTTAG